The Luteimonas sp. YGD11-2 genome has a window encoding:
- the dxr gene encoding 1-deoxy-D-xylulose-5-phosphate reductoisomerase: MKPQRVAVLGATGSIGGSALDVIARHPQHLSASVLAAGRNVDALVALCVQHQPAHAVIGEPALYGALRDGLRVAGLATEAHAGDEALCALAAGDACDSVVAAIVGAAGLDSTLAAARAGKRLLLANKESLVMAGDLVMATARESGACILPIDSEHNALFQCLPDGRVGAGVQRLVLTASGGPFRGRDRASLASITPAQAVAHPKWSMGPKISVDSATLMNKGLEVIEAHHLFGLGNGRIGVVVHPQSLVHALVEYTDGSTIAQLGLPDMRTALAVGFAWPERIPSGVPALDLIAHGRLDFEAPDMDTFACLRLAREALDAGGSAPAVLNAANEVAVSAFLQGRIGFLSIPAIVESALAALPPVEIASLEAAREADAQARHHATLALPRHACA, from the coding sequence ATGAAGCCGCAGCGCGTCGCGGTCCTCGGCGCAACCGGCTCCATCGGCGGGTCCGCGCTCGACGTCATCGCCCGCCATCCGCAGCACCTGTCGGCCAGTGTGCTGGCCGCCGGCCGCAACGTCGACGCGCTGGTCGCGCTGTGCGTGCAGCACCAGCCGGCGCATGCGGTCATCGGCGAGCCCGCCCTCTACGGCGCGCTGCGCGACGGCCTGCGCGTGGCCGGGCTCGCGACGGAGGCACACGCCGGCGACGAGGCGCTCTGCGCGCTGGCGGCCGGTGACGCCTGTGACAGTGTGGTCGCGGCGATCGTCGGCGCCGCCGGGCTCGATTCGACGCTGGCCGCGGCACGCGCCGGCAAGCGGCTGCTGCTGGCCAACAAGGAATCGCTGGTGATGGCCGGTGACCTGGTGATGGCCACGGCACGCGAGTCGGGCGCCTGCATCCTGCCGATCGACAGCGAACACAACGCGCTGTTCCAGTGCCTGCCCGATGGCCGGGTCGGTGCCGGCGTCCAGCGCCTGGTGCTGACCGCGTCGGGCGGGCCGTTCCGTGGCCGCGACCGCGCTTCGCTTGCATCGATCACCCCGGCACAGGCGGTGGCGCATCCGAAGTGGTCGATGGGCCCCAAGATCTCGGTCGATTCGGCGACGCTGATGAACAAGGGTCTCGAGGTGATCGAGGCCCACCACCTGTTCGGGCTCGGCAACGGACGCATCGGCGTGGTCGTGCATCCGCAGAGCCTGGTGCACGCGCTGGTGGAATACACCGACGGCTCCACGATCGCCCAGCTGGGCCTGCCCGACATGCGCACCGCGCTCGCGGTCGGCTTCGCATGGCCCGAACGCATCCCGTCCGGCGTGCCCGCGCTCGACCTCATCGCCCACGGCCGGCTGGACTTCGAGGCGCCCGACATGGACACCTTCGCCTGCCTGCGCCTGGCGCGCGAGGCGCTGGATGCCGGCGGCTCGGCACCGGCGGTGCTCAACGCCGCCAACGAGGTGGCGGTTTCAGCCTTCCTTCAGGGCCGCATCGGTTTCCTGAGCATTCCCGCCATCGTCGAATCCGCGCTCGCGGCGTTG
- a CDS encoding phosphatidate cytidylyltransferase translates to MTRTRVLAALVMAPLAIAAVLLLPTPWMAALAAVLFLGALWEWYRLAEVEDTTARGVLLLANLLLMVAVVWASANDPGRSLVLLKLLCVAGIGWWLVAMAWLRRFEFGTAGSGSARILKLAAGTAAIIPAWAALGLIHAGEPAGAGWLLVALMIVWAADSGAYFAGRKFGRRKLAPRISPNKTVEGLLGGLLAGLVVALAGALLLGTPATQLWAVVLVALIAVLFSVVGDLFESLLKRQVGMKDSGNLIPGHGGLLDRVDGVIAALPVFAIGQIWLGF, encoded by the coding sequence ATGACCCGAACCCGCGTGCTCGCCGCACTGGTGATGGCGCCCCTGGCGATCGCCGCGGTCCTGCTGCTTCCCACCCCCTGGATGGCCGCGCTCGCCGCGGTGCTGTTCCTGGGCGCACTGTGGGAGTGGTACCGGCTGGCCGAAGTGGAGGACACCACGGCGCGTGGCGTGCTGCTGCTGGCCAACCTGCTGCTGATGGTCGCGGTGGTCTGGGCATCGGCCAACGACCCCGGCAGGTCGCTGGTACTGCTGAAGCTGCTGTGCGTGGCCGGCATCGGCTGGTGGCTGGTGGCGATGGCCTGGCTGCGCCGTTTCGAATTCGGCACCGCCGGCTCCGGCAGCGCGCGCATCCTCAAGCTCGCCGCCGGCACCGCCGCGATCATTCCCGCCTGGGCCGCGCTCGGGCTGATCCACGCCGGCGAGCCGGCAGGCGCCGGCTGGTTGCTGGTGGCACTGATGATCGTCTGGGCCGCCGATTCCGGCGCCTACTTCGCCGGCAGGAAGTTCGGGCGGCGCAAGCTGGCACCGCGCATCAGCCCCAACAAGACCGTGGAAGGGCTGCTGGGTGGCCTGCTCGCCGGCCTGGTCGTGGCGCTGGCCGGCGCCCTGCTGCTGGGCACGCCGGCCACGCAGCTGTGGGCGGTGGTGCTGGTGGCGTTGATCGCGGTGCTGTTCTCGGTGGTCGGCGACCTGTTCGAGAGCCTGCTCAAACGCCAGGTCGGCATGAAGGATTCCGGCAACCTGATCCCCGGCCACGGCGGCCTGCTCGACCGCGTCGATGGCGTCATCGCCGCGCTGCCGGTGTTCGCCATCGGCCAGATCTGGCTGGGGTTCTGA
- the uppS gene encoding polyprenyl diphosphate synthase, which produces MPRHLAIIMDGNGRWAARRRRPRAIGHRAGARAVNLCIDWCVERGIGALTLFAFSSENWGRPEDEVGALMKLFMGALDREIDELDRRGIRIRFIGERSRFAPPLQARMATAEARTGRHSRLALNIAVSYGGRQDIAAAARALAHDVAAGRLRPEDIDEQLLGTRVALAELPPPDLFIRTGGDLRISNFLLWQLAYTELWFTDTLWPDLDAAVLDRALADYAARERRFGLTSAQVAPTAPHDTDTPDA; this is translated from the coding sequence GTGCCACGGCACCTGGCGATCATCATGGACGGCAACGGCCGCTGGGCCGCGCGGCGCCGACGCCCCCGTGCGATCGGCCACCGCGCCGGCGCGCGCGCGGTCAACCTCTGCATCGACTGGTGCGTCGAACGTGGCATCGGCGCGCTCACCCTGTTCGCGTTCTCCAGCGAGAACTGGGGGCGGCCCGAGGACGAAGTCGGCGCGCTGATGAAGCTGTTCATGGGTGCGCTCGACCGCGAGATCGACGAGCTCGACCGCCGCGGCATCCGCATCCGCTTCATCGGCGAACGCAGCCGTTTCGCGCCGCCGCTGCAGGCGCGCATGGCCACGGCCGAAGCGCGCACGGGGCGCCATTCGCGTCTCGCGCTCAACATCGCGGTGAGCTATGGCGGCCGCCAGGACATCGCCGCGGCCGCGCGCGCGCTGGCGCACGACGTCGCCGCCGGCCGGCTGCGCCCCGAGGACATCGACGAGCAGCTGCTGGGCACGCGTGTCGCGCTGGCCGAACTGCCGCCGCCGGATCTCTTCATCCGCACCGGCGGCGACCTGCGCATCAGCAACTTCCTGCTGTGGCAGCTGGCCTATACCGAACTGTGGTTCACCGATACCCTGTGGCCCGACCTCGATGCGGCCGTGCTCGACCGTGCGTTGGCCGACTACGCCGCCCGCGAGCGGCGCTTCGGGCTCACCAGCGCCCAGGTCGCACCCACCGCCCCACACGACACGGATACCCCAGACGCATGA
- the frr gene encoding ribosome recycling factor has product MLDDIKKDTQTRMAKSVEALRHTLVKVRTGRASTALVEHLKVNYYGSDMPLSQVASVSVSDARSLTITPWEKPMVAAVEKAILASDLGLTPNTAGTTIRLNLPALTEERRRELSKVVHSEGEDAKVAIRNIRRDANQQVKELLKEKLISEDDERRSEDEIQKLTDKAIKDVDEVVKAKEQELMAV; this is encoded by the coding sequence ATGCTCGACGATATCAAGAAAGACACCCAGACCCGCATGGCCAAGAGCGTCGAGGCGCTTCGCCACACGCTGGTCAAGGTCCGTACCGGCCGTGCCTCGACCGCGCTGGTCGAGCACCTGAAGGTCAACTACTACGGCTCCGACATGCCGCTGTCGCAGGTCGCCAGCGTGTCGGTGAGCGATGCACGCTCGCTCACGATCACTCCGTGGGAAAAGCCGATGGTCGCCGCGGTCGAGAAGGCGATCCTCGCCTCCGATCTCGGGCTGACGCCCAACACCGCCGGCACCACCATCCGCCTGAACCTGCCGGCCCTGACCGAGGAGCGTCGCCGCGAGCTGTCCAAGGTCGTGCACAGCGAGGGTGAGGACGCGAAGGTCGCGATCCGCAACATCCGCCGCGATGCCAACCAGCAGGTCAAGGAACTCCTCAAGGAGAAGCTGATCTCCGAGGACGACGAGCGCCGCAGCGAAGACGAGATCCAGAAGCTCACCGACAAGGCGATCAAGGACGTCGACGAAGTGGTCAAGGCCAAGGAACAGGAGCTGATGGCGGTCTGA
- the pyrH gene encoding UMP kinase: MSTLAYRRVLLKLSGEALMGDEDYGIDPKVIGRLAREVIEAQHAGAEVALVIGGGNIFRGAGLAASGMDRVTGDQMGMLATVINALAMQDALEKLGAKARVMSAIKINDVCEDYIRRRAIRHLEKGRLVIFAAGVGSPFFTTDSGAALRAIEIGADLLLKATKVDGVYDKDPKKHADAVRFEQLSYDEVISRGLEVMDTAAFALARDSSLPMRVFDMGQPGVLLRILRGEAIGTLVTGR, translated from the coding sequence ATGTCCACACTCGCCTATCGCCGCGTCCTGCTCAAACTGTCCGGCGAGGCCCTGATGGGCGACGAGGATTACGGCATCGACCCCAAGGTCATCGGCCGCCTCGCCCGCGAGGTGATCGAGGCCCAGCACGCCGGCGCGGAAGTGGCGCTGGTCATCGGCGGCGGCAACATCTTCCGCGGTGCCGGGCTGGCCGCCAGCGGCATGGACCGCGTCACCGGTGACCAGATGGGCATGCTCGCCACCGTGATCAACGCGCTGGCGATGCAGGACGCGCTGGAGAAGCTCGGCGCCAAGGCGCGGGTGATGAGCGCGATCAAGATCAACGACGTCTGCGAGGACTACATCCGCCGCCGCGCGATCCGCCATCTCGAGAAGGGCCGCCTGGTGATCTTCGCCGCCGGTGTCGGCAGCCCGTTCTTCACCACCGATTCCGGCGCCGCGCTGCGCGCGATCGAGATCGGCGCCGACCTGCTGCTCAAGGCGACCAAGGTCGATGGCGTCTACGACAAGGACCCCAAGAAGCACGCCGACGCGGTGCGCTTCGAGCAGCTCAGCTACGACGAGGTGATCTCGCGCGGCCTGGAGGTCATGGATACCGCGGCGTTCGCGCTCGCCCGCGACAGCAGCCTGCCGATGCGGGTGTTCGACATGGGCCAGCCGGGCGTGCTGCTGCGCATCCTGCGCGGCGAGGCGATCGGCACCCTGGTCACCGGCCGCTGA
- a CDS encoding GGDEF domain-containing protein produces MHPELVSLLSHCRTLPTLPGVALRMIELAEDPATDLAVAADAIAMDPALSARLLRIANSPLYASAHRRRVDTLSQALALLGLNAALSLALGFVVARTLQPDHALAGMHERVWQRSALAAMAARLLAERLQLERPEELMLGALLQDIGILALLHAMPERYAELPQVPLQGRERLEVERDHLGGDHTEVGAWLAGRWGLSAYLQRMIRGSETVETGDRTLGCVVAAGLLADVWVRPDDEHAGQQLGQVATALELEPLDIETLVDRLSALAPEMSALFDIRIQREEQAREIEQQGRELAMIRHLLEREDLQEAVREATRLKARTRELDDLVRRDPLTGAYNRRQLEDVLQQAFEEAERRREPLSIAFIDLDDFKLVNDRYGHLVGDTVLREFSQTLTRMLRASDLLARYGGEEFLVVLRRCGAERGRQILERILADIAGMPLATMDGTPIHITFSAGLATHGEDARFIDAHAMLAAADEALYGAKREGRNQVAMQPRAAYPPDRA; encoded by the coding sequence ATGCACCCCGAACTGGTTTCCCTGCTCTCGCACTGCCGGACGCTGCCCACGCTTCCGGGCGTTGCGCTGCGCATGATCGAACTGGCGGAGGATCCGGCAACCGACCTCGCCGTGGCCGCCGATGCCATCGCGATGGATCCCGCACTGAGCGCGCGGCTGTTGCGCATCGCCAATTCGCCGCTGTACGCGAGCGCACACCGCCGGCGCGTCGACACCCTCTCGCAGGCGCTCGCGCTGCTCGGGCTCAACGCCGCGCTCAGCCTGGCGCTGGGGTTCGTGGTCGCACGTACGCTGCAGCCCGACCATGCACTGGCCGGCATGCACGAACGCGTGTGGCAGCGCAGCGCCCTCGCGGCGATGGCTGCGCGCCTGCTGGCCGAGCGCCTGCAGCTCGAGCGTCCGGAAGAACTGATGCTCGGCGCGCTGCTGCAGGACATCGGCATCCTCGCCCTGCTGCACGCCATGCCGGAGCGTTACGCGGAGCTGCCGCAGGTGCCGCTGCAGGGCCGCGAGCGACTGGAGGTCGAACGCGACCATCTCGGCGGTGACCACACCGAAGTCGGCGCCTGGCTTGCGGGCCGCTGGGGGCTGTCGGCATACCTGCAGCGGATGATCCGCGGCAGCGAGACCGTCGAGACCGGCGACCGCACCCTGGGCTGCGTGGTGGCCGCCGGCTTGCTTGCCGATGTGTGGGTGCGACCGGACGACGAACATGCCGGCCAGCAGCTCGGCCAGGTGGCCACGGCGCTGGAACTGGAGCCGCTGGACATCGAGACGCTGGTGGACCGGCTCTCGGCGCTGGCGCCGGAGATGTCGGCCCTGTTCGACATCCGCATCCAGCGCGAGGAACAGGCGCGCGAGATCGAACAGCAGGGCCGCGAACTGGCGATGATCCGCCACCTGCTCGAGCGCGAGGACCTGCAGGAGGCGGTGCGCGAGGCGACACGCCTGAAGGCGCGCACCCGCGAGCTCGACGACCTGGTGCGGCGCGACCCGCTGACCGGCGCATACAACCGCCGCCAGCTCGAGGATGTCCTGCAGCAGGCGTTCGAGGAGGCCGAGCGCCGCCGCGAGCCGCTGTCGATCGCCTTCATCGACCTCGACGACTTCAAGCTGGTCAACGACCGCTACGGGCACCTCGTCGGCGACACCGTGCTGCGCGAGTTCAGCCAGACGCTGACGCGGATGCTGCGCGCCAGCGACCTGCTCGCGCGCTATGGCGGCGAGGAGTTCCTGGTGGTGCTGCGCCGCTGTGGCGCCGAACGCGGCAGGCAGATCCTCGAACGCATCCTCGCCGACATCGCCGGGATGCCGCTGGCCACGATGGACGGCACGCCCATCCACATCACCTTTTCCGCGGGCCTCGCGACCCATGGCGAGGACGCGCGTTTCATTGATGCGCACGCCATGCTCGCTGCCGCCGACGAAGCGCTGTACGGCGCCAAGCGCGAGGGCCGCAACCAGGTGGCGATGCAGCCGCGCGCGGCGTACCCGCCGGATCGTGCATAG
- the tsf gene encoding translation elongation factor Ts, producing the protein MEITASLVKELRERTGAGMMECKKALTEANGDVDAAAEALRKSGLAKADKKASRVAAEGRVATAQADGRAVLVEVNSETDFVAKDENFLAFTDAVAAAALAIDGTDVESLKAAKLASGETVEEARAALIAKVGENVQVRRMARVDSGNNIAAYVHGGRIGVLVEVKGGDADLARGLAMHVAAMNPPYNNAADVPADFVAKEKEIELAKMSEKDKAKPAEILEKIISGKIAKIVNEVTLAGQPYVLDTDKTVEQVLKAAGAEVVGFQRLAVGEGIEKVVEDYAAEVMKQAGLA; encoded by the coding sequence ATGGAAATCACCGCAAGCCTGGTCAAGGAACTGCGCGAGCGCACCGGCGCCGGCATGATGGAGTGCAAGAAGGCACTCACCGAAGCCAATGGCGACGTCGACGCAGCCGCCGAGGCGCTGCGCAAGTCCGGCCTGGCCAAGGCCGACAAGAAGGCCAGCCGCGTTGCCGCGGAAGGCCGCGTGGCCACCGCCCAGGCGGATGGCCGTGCCGTGCTGGTCGAGGTCAACTCCGAGACCGATTTCGTGGCCAAGGACGAGAACTTCCTCGCCTTCACCGATGCCGTGGCCGCTGCCGCGCTGGCAATCGACGGCACCGATGTCGAGTCGCTCAAGGCCGCGAAGCTCGCCTCCGGCGAGACCGTCGAGGAAGCCCGCGCCGCGCTGATCGCCAAGGTCGGCGAGAACGTGCAGGTGCGCCGCATGGCGCGCGTGGACAGCGGCAACAACATCGCCGCCTACGTGCACGGTGGCCGCATCGGCGTGCTGGTCGAGGTCAAGGGCGGTGACGCCGACCTCGCCCGCGGCCTGGCGATGCACGTGGCCGCGATGAACCCGCCGTACAACAACGCCGCCGACGTGCCGGCCGACTTCGTCGCCAAGGAAAAGGAAATCGAGCTGGCGAAGATGTCCGAGAAGGACAAGGCCAAGCCGGCCGAGATCCTCGAGAAGATCATCAGCGGCAAGATCGCCAAGATCGTCAACGAGGTGACCCTGGCGGGCCAGCCGTACGTGCTCGACACCGACAAGACCGTCGAGCAGGTGCTCAAGGCCGCCGGCGCCGAAGTCGTCGGCTTCCAGCGCCTGGCCGTGGGCGAAGGCATCGAGAAGGTGGTTGAGGACTACGCCGCCGAAGTGATGAAGCAGGCCGGCCTGGCCTGA
- the rpsB gene encoding 30S ribosomal protein S2, whose amino-acid sequence MPQITMRQMLEAGVHFGHQTRYWNPKMSPYIFGARGKIHIINLEKTVPLFNDAMNFISGIAQKRGIILFVGTKRSARDAIKEEAERCGMPYMTQRWLGGTLTNFATVKKSVSRLKELEAAETDGTFEKLVKHEVLGLRREREKLLASLGGIKDMARLPDALFVVDIGHEDIAIKEAKKLGIPVIAVVDTNYNPELVDYAIPGNDDAIRAVQLYASAAADAVLEGKAAAPSAASVREEEFAEGGEGRGRKPGARKGKKADEAEEAAAPAPAPAPAAE is encoded by the coding sequence ATGCCCCAGATCACCATGCGCCAGATGCTGGAGGCCGGCGTCCACTTCGGCCACCAGACCCGCTACTGGAACCCCAAGATGTCGCCGTACATCTTCGGTGCCCGCGGCAAGATCCACATCATCAACCTCGAGAAGACGGTTCCGCTGTTCAACGACGCGATGAACTTCATCTCGGGCATCGCCCAGAAGCGCGGCATCATCCTGTTCGTCGGCACCAAGCGCAGCGCGCGCGACGCGATCAAGGAAGAGGCCGAGCGTTGCGGCATGCCGTACATGACCCAGCGCTGGCTGGGCGGCACGCTGACCAACTTCGCCACCGTCAAGAAGTCGGTGTCGCGCCTGAAGGAGCTGGAAGCCGCCGAAACCGACGGCACCTTCGAGAAGCTGGTCAAGCACGAAGTGCTGGGCCTGCGCCGCGAGCGCGAGAAGCTGCTGGCCTCGCTGGGCGGCATCAAGGACATGGCGCGCCTGCCCGACGCGCTGTTCGTGGTCGACATCGGCCATGAGGACATCGCGATCAAGGAAGCCAAGAAGCTCGGTATCCCGGTGATCGCGGTGGTCGACACCAACTACAACCCGGAGCTGGTCGACTACGCCATCCCGGGCAATGACGACGCCATCCGCGCCGTGCAGCTGTACGCCAGCGCCGCCGCCGACGCCGTGCTCGAGGGCAAGGCCGCTGCACCGTCCGCCGCCAGCGTGCGCGAGGAAGAGTTCGCCGAGGGTGGCGAAGGCCGTGGCCGCAAGCCGGGCGCTCGCAAGGGCAAGAAGGCCGACGAGGCCGAAGAAGCCGCCGCACCGGCACCGGCACCGGCACCGGCTGCCGAGTAA
- the map gene encoding type I methionyl aminopeptidase has product MAINLKTPQDIEKMREAGRLAAEVLHMVAPYVKPGVTTEELDRICHDHIVQVQGAVPANVGYRGYPRATCISANNVICHGIPGDKVLKDGDIINIDVTVIKDGWHGDTSRMYYVGTPSVMARRLVEVTRQALFEGIRAVRPGATLGDVGHAIQTYAESERFSVVREYCGHGIGKVYHDEPQVLHYGRPGEGLVLQEGMTFTIEPMINEGARHTRVLPDGWTVVTRDRKLSAQWEHTVAVTADGFDILTRLPGDDNDAFL; this is encoded by the coding sequence ATGGCCATCAACCTGAAGACTCCCCAAGACATCGAGAAGATGCGCGAGGCCGGCCGCCTGGCCGCCGAGGTGCTGCATATGGTCGCCCCGTACGTGAAGCCGGGCGTGACCACCGAGGAACTCGACCGCATCTGCCACGACCATATCGTCCAGGTGCAGGGCGCGGTGCCGGCGAACGTCGGCTACCGCGGCTACCCGCGTGCCACCTGCATCTCCGCCAACAACGTCATCTGCCACGGCATCCCGGGCGACAAGGTGCTCAAGGACGGCGACATCATCAATATCGATGTCACCGTCATCAAGGACGGCTGGCATGGCGACACCAGCCGCATGTACTACGTCGGCACGCCCTCGGTGATGGCGCGCCGGCTGGTCGAGGTGACGCGCCAGGCGCTGTTCGAGGGCATCCGCGCGGTGCGCCCGGGCGCCACCCTCGGCGACGTCGGCCACGCCATTCAGACCTATGCGGAGTCCGAGCGCTTCAGCGTGGTGCGCGAGTACTGCGGGCACGGCATCGGCAAGGTCTACCACGACGAGCCGCAGGTGCTGCACTACGGGCGTCCGGGCGAGGGCCTGGTGCTGCAGGAGGGCATGACCTTCACCATCGAGCCGATGATCAACGAGGGCGCACGGCATACCCGCGTGCTGCCGGATGGCTGGACCGTGGTCACCAGGGACCGCAAGCTCTCGGCGCAGTGGGAACACACCGTCGCCGTGACCGCTGACGGGTTCGACATCCTGACCCGCCTGCCGGGCGACGACAACGACGCGTTCCTGTAG
- the glnD gene encoding [protein-PII] uridylyltransferase, with protein sequence MPPPPGAERESTSDAAWAAEARAALADHDAQLAARFDDGEDVDRLLAARATAVDGWVRQAWARCVPADAPLALFAVGGYGRGELFPHSDIDVLALAGEGAGAPHADALGRLFALLWDAGLKVGHAVRTAGECTCEADADLTVQTNLQDARPLLASQQDVRTLAQAIAPERTGWTAQRYFDGKREEQARRHARFGDTADNLEPNLKDGPGGLRDIQTLRWMARAVFGVHGFEQLIALGQLGVDELATLERERQALSRLRFGLHLVAGKAEERLRFDHQKALAARLDHVGEADNALVEQMMQGFYRSAAVVLRINDRLLQRFEEHIEGEGELVVLDAAFVSRRGYLAARDEVWPRADIGAVFDLFAAWAAQSDLRGLHSQTARALAESLHALPSWRDATAAERLRFLELLRGPVPVRTLERMARLGVLGTWIPEFARVTGRMQFDLFHVYTVDQHTLAVLRNIASFADEADDARFSGAHGVWPALRKPELLLLAGLFHDIAKGRGGDHSELGAVDAREFCEGHGLADADTALVEWLVRQHLLMSTVAQKHDISDPAVIHRFAGEVADRERLDYLYLLTCADIAGTSPRLWNAWKDRLLTDLRTATRLALRRGLEHPVAAAQRIAETRDQARGLLAARGVDEADALFARMPEEAFLRGRADQVAWQALSLRGAAAGDTVVRVRRLAEGVPALEVFVHSPDRDGLFTAIAITLDRSGLAIQLARALDGPAGTIFDVFQVLPSDPRHMPDPQAIERKLASVLAGSLDVHPARRTQPRHLRHFRVVPQIGFDDSADGRHTIFSLVATDRPGLLADVAHVLRSQRMRVHDARIATFGERVEDVFRLSDRHNQPLDGPARDALREALLSTLDAG encoded by the coding sequence ATGCCGCCGCCCCCCGGAGCGGAGCGCGAGTCCACGAGTGATGCGGCGTGGGCTGCCGAGGCCCGCGCCGCGCTCGCCGACCACGATGCCCAGCTCGCCGCGCGCTTCGACGACGGTGAGGATGTCGACCGCCTGCTTGCCGCCCGCGCCACCGCGGTCGACGGCTGGGTGCGCCAGGCATGGGCGCGCTGCGTGCCTGCGGATGCGCCACTGGCGCTGTTCGCGGTCGGCGGCTACGGCCGCGGCGAACTGTTCCCGCATTCCGACATCGATGTGCTCGCGCTCGCCGGCGAGGGCGCCGGGGCGCCGCATGCCGACGCCCTTGGCCGGCTGTTCGCGCTGCTCTGGGACGCCGGCCTCAAGGTGGGCCACGCGGTGCGTACCGCAGGCGAATGCACCTGCGAGGCCGACGCCGACCTGACCGTGCAGACCAACCTCCAGGATGCGCGCCCGTTGCTGGCAAGCCAGCAGGACGTGCGCACGCTGGCGCAGGCCATCGCCCCCGAGCGCACCGGTTGGACCGCGCAGCGCTACTTCGACGGCAAGCGCGAGGAGCAGGCCCGTCGCCACGCGCGCTTCGGCGACACCGCCGACAACCTCGAGCCGAACCTCAAGGACGGTCCGGGCGGCCTGCGCGACATCCAGACCCTGCGCTGGATGGCGCGCGCGGTGTTCGGCGTGCACGGCTTCGAGCAGCTGATCGCGCTCGGCCAGCTCGGCGTCGACGAACTGGCTACCCTGGAGCGCGAACGCCAGGCGCTGTCGCGGTTGCGCTTCGGCCTGCACCTGGTGGCCGGCAAGGCCGAGGAACGCCTGCGGTTCGACCACCAGAAGGCGCTCGCCGCCCGGCTCGACCACGTCGGGGAAGCCGACAACGCACTGGTCGAGCAGATGATGCAGGGCTTCTACCGCAGTGCCGCGGTGGTGCTGCGCATCAACGATCGCCTGCTGCAGCGCTTCGAGGAACATATCGAGGGCGAGGGCGAGCTGGTGGTGCTGGATGCGGCCTTCGTGTCGCGCCGCGGCTATCTTGCCGCGCGCGACGAGGTGTGGCCGCGCGCGGATATCGGTGCCGTGTTCGACCTGTTTGCCGCCTGGGCGGCGCAATCCGATCTGCGCGGACTGCACTCGCAGACCGCGCGCGCGCTGGCCGAGTCCCTGCATGCATTGCCGTCGTGGCGCGACGCCACGGCCGCAGAACGCCTGCGTTTCCTGGAGTTGCTGCGCGGGCCGGTGCCGGTGCGCACGCTCGAGCGCATGGCGCGCCTGGGCGTGCTCGGCACCTGGATCCCCGAGTTCGCGCGGGTGACCGGGCGCATGCAGTTCGACCTGTTCCACGTCTACACCGTGGATCAGCACACGCTGGCGGTGCTGCGCAACATCGCGAGTTTCGCCGACGAGGCCGACGACGCGCGCTTTTCCGGCGCGCACGGGGTCTGGCCGGCGCTGCGCAAGCCCGAGCTGCTGTTGCTGGCCGGGCTGTTCCACGACATCGCCAAGGGCCGCGGTGGCGATCATTCCGAGCTCGGCGCGGTGGACGCCCGTGAGTTCTGCGAAGGCCACGGCCTGGCGGACGCGGACACCGCGCTGGTCGAATGGCTGGTCCGCCAGCACCTGCTGATGTCGACGGTGGCGCAGAAGCACGACATCTCCGACCCCGCGGTGATCCACCGCTTCGCCGGCGAGGTCGCCGACCGCGAGCGGCTGGACTATCTGTACCTGCTGACCTGCGCGGATATCGCCGGCACCTCGCCGCGCCTGTGGAACGCCTGGAAGGACCGCCTGCTGACCGACCTGCGCACCGCCACCCGGCTGGCCCTGCGGCGTGGCCTGGAGCACCCGGTTGCGGCCGCCCAGCGCATTGCCGAAACGCGCGACCAGGCCCGCGGGTTGCTTGCCGCGCGCGGTGTGGACGAGGCCGATGCGCTGTTCGCGCGGATGCCGGAAGAGGCCTTCCTGCGCGGTCGTGCCGACCAGGTCGCCTGGCAGGCGCTGTCGCTGCGCGGCGCCGCTGCCGGTGACACCGTCGTGCGCGTGCGCAGGCTGGCCGAGGGCGTGCCTGCACTCGAGGTGTTCGTGCACTCGCCCGACCGCGATGGCCTGTTCACCGCCATCGCGATCACCCTCGACCGCAGCGGGCTTGCGATCCAGCTGGCGCGTGCGCTCGATGGCCCGGCCGGCACGATCTTCGACGTGTTCCAGGTGCTGCCGTCCGATCCGCGCCACATGCCCGACCCGCAGGCGATCGAGCGCAAGCTGGCCAGCGTGCTTGCCGGCTCGCTCGACGTGCACCCGGCGCGCCGCACCCAGCCGCGCCATCTGCGGCATTTCCGCGTGGTGCCGCAGATCGGCTTCGACGACAGCGCCGACGGCCGCCACACCATCTTCAGCCTGGTGGCCACCGACCGCCCGGGCCTGCTCGCCGATGTCGCCCATGTGCTGCGCAGCCAGCGCATGCGGGTGCACGATGCCCGCATCGCCACCTTCGGCGAGCGCGTCGAGGACGTGTTCCGGCTGAGCGACCGCCACAACCAACCACTCGACGGGCCCGCGCGCGATGCACTGCGCGAGGCGCTGCTCTCGACCCTGGACGCCGGCTGA